Proteins found in one Bremerella volcania genomic segment:
- a CDS encoding SPFH domain-containing protein: MFGISYIKAPPSTHVMLFRGGKPVCEGAGLSFFYFSPNATLVQIPLASTDVPFVFNEVTSDFQDATIQGELTLRVNSPGKLASILDFSTDAWGRYRSEDPTKLNDRLIHTTQTLARAFTLKKTLRELLVSSDELVEQVFAQLAESPAVAMLGVEVINLSVLSIKATPEMAKALQAEAREKLLLEADEAIYARRNTAVELERQIKENELNTEIAVEQKQRQVRETKLAADIAIEQERATLVDRAIENQRKESQAKADALKAILEPIKDIDWRTLLAASPGGIDANQMIALAFRDLADNAEKVGNLNISPELLATLLGNSGESDDRPKQQRRRSS; encoded by the coding sequence ATGTTCGGGATCAGCTACATCAAGGCCCCTCCGTCGACGCATGTCATGCTCTTTCGCGGTGGGAAGCCGGTGTGTGAAGGGGCCGGGCTTTCGTTCTTTTATTTCTCACCCAATGCCACGCTGGTACAAATTCCACTGGCAAGTACCGATGTGCCGTTCGTGTTCAATGAAGTCACGTCCGACTTTCAAGATGCAACGATCCAAGGAGAGCTGACGTTGCGGGTGAATAGCCCCGGCAAGTTGGCGTCGATTTTGGATTTCAGCACCGACGCATGGGGGAGGTACCGCTCGGAAGACCCTACCAAGCTGAATGATCGACTCATTCACACCACGCAGACGTTGGCCAGGGCGTTTACGCTCAAGAAGACGCTGCGCGAGCTGTTGGTCAGCAGTGACGAACTGGTCGAACAGGTCTTTGCTCAGCTGGCCGAGTCCCCTGCCGTTGCGATGCTTGGCGTGGAAGTGATCAACCTCTCGGTCTTGTCGATCAAAGCAACGCCTGAGATGGCCAAGGCTCTACAGGCCGAGGCCCGTGAGAAACTGCTGTTGGAAGCGGACGAAGCCATCTACGCTCGTCGTAATACGGCCGTGGAACTGGAACGTCAGATCAAGGAAAACGAACTGAACACCGAGATCGCCGTTGAGCAGAAGCAGCGACAAGTCCGCGAAACCAAGCTGGCAGCCGACATCGCGATTGAGCAGGAACGGGCCACGTTGGTCGATCGTGCGATCGAGAATCAACGGAAAGAGTCGCAGGCCAAGGCCGATGCTTTGAAGGCGATTCTCGAGCCGATCAAGGACATCGATTGGCGAACCCTGTTGGCCGCTTCGCCCGGCGGGATCGATGCCAACCAGATGATTGCGTTGGCATTCCGCGACCTGGCCGACAACGCCGAGAAGGTTGGCAATTTGAACATCTCGCCGGAACTTCTGGCGACGTTGCTGGGGAATTCGGGGGAAAGCGACGACCGTCCCAAGCAGCAGCGGCGACGTAGCTCGTAG
- a CDS encoding glycoside hydrolase family 32 protein: MNRNHTGQFSCAVLLLCLFPCLVSADEKPRVDVLIADFEGASYGDWKVEGEAFGTQPASGALSGQMDVSGYEGKQLVNTFLGGDRSTGRLTSPPIKIQQPYFHFLIGGGGYEDETCMNLLVDGQVVRTATGPNRKPGGSEHLQRVYWDVHDLIGKRGVLQIVDQRTGGWGHVNVDDIHAGNRSLGIPAEELSKGPNLQTFSSYEEVGYDQTYRPQFHFTSLKHWLNDPNGMVFLDGEYHLFFQHNPVSNAWGNMTWGHAVSKDMVHWKQLPHAILPYDDGTIFSGTAVVDHNNSLGVQEGDTKTIAAAFTFARHPFYQALAYSTDRGRTFQLWNDGKPIVPNQGYDPGERDPKVFWHEPTQKWVMVLWVKQAKPGRVLFFNSDDLKTWTEVSQFDRDWVFECMDMVHLPVDGDESNKRWVLYDASFEYEIGEFDGTEFTTDKAVHRGDYGPNFYAAQTFNDSPDGRSVIIGWMRGENTPFRREDMPFHQQMSFPQTMQLRTTVDGVRLFRWPVKEIESLYEEEIALEKTDVKSAAGKLSEFQAELIDFSIAFEADANTELSINLRGQKLTYKDGAVHYQNHPVPAPPIDGVVKLRVLVDRASLELFTSEGQYVATFNADIDPNNKTVAVRSPGNELIRSFKVHRLKSAW, translated from the coding sequence ATGAATCGAAACCACACCGGGCAATTCTCTTGCGCTGTCCTGTTACTGTGTCTCTTTCCATGCCTGGTCTCGGCGGATGAGAAGCCGCGCGTTGACGTGCTCATCGCGGACTTCGAGGGGGCATCGTACGGAGACTGGAAGGTTGAAGGGGAAGCGTTCGGGACGCAGCCAGCTTCAGGTGCCCTGAGTGGTCAGATGGACGTCAGTGGTTACGAGGGGAAGCAACTGGTCAACACGTTTCTCGGAGGTGACCGAAGCACAGGCCGGCTGACCTCGCCACCGATCAAGATCCAACAGCCCTACTTTCACTTTCTCATTGGAGGTGGGGGATATGAAGACGAGACGTGCATGAACTTGCTCGTCGATGGACAGGTCGTGCGCACCGCGACAGGACCCAACCGCAAGCCTGGCGGTAGCGAGCACCTCCAGCGAGTGTATTGGGATGTGCACGATTTGATCGGAAAGCGTGGCGTCCTGCAGATCGTCGATCAGCGGACCGGTGGCTGGGGCCACGTGAATGTGGACGACATCCACGCCGGTAACCGAAGTTTAGGCATTCCGGCGGAAGAGCTTTCGAAAGGTCCGAATCTACAGACGTTTTCGTCGTACGAGGAAGTTGGCTACGATCAGACCTATCGTCCGCAGTTCCATTTCACCTCGCTCAAGCATTGGCTCAACGATCCCAATGGAATGGTATTTCTGGACGGTGAGTATCATCTTTTCTTCCAACACAACCCGGTCTCGAATGCCTGGGGAAATATGACCTGGGGGCATGCGGTCAGCAAAGACATGGTTCATTGGAAGCAATTGCCCCATGCCATTTTGCCCTACGACGACGGGACGATCTTTTCCGGGACGGCGGTCGTCGATCACAACAACAGTCTTGGTGTTCAAGAAGGGGATACCAAGACGATAGCCGCCGCGTTTACCTTTGCCCGGCATCCGTTTTATCAGGCGCTGGCCTACAGCACCGATCGTGGTCGTACGTTTCAGTTGTGGAACGACGGCAAGCCGATCGTGCCGAACCAAGGGTACGACCCCGGCGAACGTGACCCCAAGGTCTTCTGGCACGAGCCAACGCAGAAGTGGGTCATGGTGCTGTGGGTCAAGCAGGCCAAGCCGGGACGAGTTCTTTTCTTCAATTCGGATGATTTGAAGACATGGACGGAGGTGAGCCAGTTTGATCGCGATTGGGTGTTCGAATGCATGGACATGGTCCACTTGCCGGTCGATGGAGACGAAAGCAATAAAAGGTGGGTCTTATACGATGCCAGCTTCGAGTACGAAATCGGTGAATTTGACGGCACAGAGTTCACGACGGACAAGGCCGTGCACCGCGGCGATTACGGACCGAACTTCTACGCCGCCCAGACATTCAATGACAGTCCTGATGGAAGGTCGGTGATCATCGGCTGGATGCGAGGCGAGAACACGCCGTTTCGGCGCGAGGACATGCCGTTCCACCAACAGATGAGCTTCCCTCAAACGATGCAGCTGCGAACGACAGTCGACGGCGTTCGGCTCTTTCGCTGGCCTGTGAAGGAGATTGAAAGTCTCTACGAAGAAGAAATCGCTCTGGAGAAAACCGACGTCAAGTCTGCCGCAGGCAAGCTAAGCGAATTCCAGGCCGAACTGATCGACTTCAGCATTGCCTTCGAGGCCGACGCCAACACCGAGCTTTCGATCAATCTTCGAGGTCAAAAGCTCACGTATAAAGATGGTGCGGTTCATTACCAGAACCACCCGGTACCAGCACCGCCGATCGATGGCGTCGTGAAGCTTCGCGTGCTGGTCGATAGGGCCTCGCTGGAACTGTTTACCAGCGAAGGTCAGTACGTCGCGACGTTCAACGCAGATATCGATCCGAACAATAAGACCGTGGCAGTTCGGTCCCCTGGCAACGAGTTGATCCGCTCTTTCAAGGTGCATCGTTTGAAGTCCGCTTGGTAG
- a CDS encoding Gfo/Idh/MocA family protein — protein sequence MTLVNRRTFLQSTAASAGLILTGTAASGAVDGANDRVRIAVAGLNGRGKSHIDGWFGQDNVEIAYLIDPDEKVLARTVKAVQEKANGKFKVKGVRDVREALDDPNLDAISVATPNHWHSLITIWAAQAGKHVYVEKPMSHDVVEGRVAVEAQKKYGVVIQHGTQRRSDSGIAGLHEAIQAGKWGKLKISYGYCCKPRGGIGFDKVSSPPENLDWNLWRGPAEIEEFHANYHPYNWHWFWKTGNGDLNNQGTHQLDVARWAIDKDQTHPVRAMAIGGRFQWGDQGETPNTMFAMAEYPNGQYVFFNVRNVNYKGYEHQVENEYYFEDGGRIVRGVYYPKGSDKGEKVKVDRGDVTPGGNWGSFITAVRAGDPSMANGNVHDAHYACVLGHLMNNSYRLGEEVPFNAKAGKFGDNKDAAEHFGRLHEIMSKGVGVKDNEKYTVGPALTFDPETERHTGDHAEVANKLLKDPNRKGFEIPDAAKV from the coding sequence ATGACGTTGGTTAATCGTCGTACCTTTCTGCAGTCGACCGCCGCTAGTGCGGGGCTGATTCTTACCGGAACCGCCGCATCAGGTGCCGTTGACGGAGCGAATGATCGAGTACGCATTGCGGTCGCTGGCCTGAATGGTCGCGGCAAGAGTCACATCGATGGCTGGTTTGGCCAAGACAATGTCGAGATCGCCTATCTCATTGATCCCGATGAAAAGGTCCTCGCTCGTACCGTGAAGGCTGTTCAAGAGAAAGCCAACGGCAAGTTCAAAGTGAAGGGGGTTCGCGATGTGCGTGAAGCACTCGATGATCCGAACCTCGATGCGATTTCGGTCGCGACGCCTAACCACTGGCACTCGCTCATCACGATCTGGGCGGCCCAGGCCGGTAAGCACGTCTACGTCGAAAAGCCGATGAGCCACGACGTCGTGGAAGGTCGTGTCGCGGTGGAAGCGCAGAAGAAGTACGGCGTGGTGATTCAACACGGTACGCAGCGCCGCAGTGACTCGGGAATCGCCGGTCTGCACGAAGCGATCCAGGCAGGCAAGTGGGGCAAGCTGAAGATTTCGTACGGTTACTGCTGCAAGCCGCGTGGTGGTATTGGTTTTGATAAGGTGTCGTCGCCGCCTGAGAACTTGGATTGGAATCTGTGGCGCGGGCCTGCGGAAATCGAAGAGTTCCACGCCAACTATCACCCCTACAACTGGCACTGGTTCTGGAAGACAGGCAACGGCGACTTGAACAATCAGGGCACCCATCAACTGGACGTTGCTCGCTGGGCCATCGATAAAGATCAAACGCACCCAGTTCGCGCGATGGCGATCGGCGGACGATTCCAATGGGGTGATCAAGGCGAAACCCCGAATACGATGTTCGCCATGGCCGAGTATCCCAACGGCCAGTACGTCTTCTTCAACGTTCGCAACGTGAACTACAAGGGATACGAACACCAGGTCGAAAACGAATACTACTTTGAAGACGGCGGGCGTATCGTACGTGGGGTCTACTATCCCAAGGGAAGCGACAAGGGAGAAAAGGTGAAGGTCGATCGTGGTGACGTCACCCCTGGCGGCAACTGGGGAAGCTTCATCACGGCCGTTCGCGCGGGTGACCCAAGCATGGCCAACGGCAACGTGCACGATGCTCACTATGCCTGCGTGCTGGGGCACTTGATGAACAACTCGTATCGCTTGGGCGAAGAAGTTCCTTTCAACGCCAAAGCGGGCAAGTTCGGCGACAACAAAGATGCTGCCGAACACTTCGGCCGTCTGCATGAGATCATGTCCAAAGGGGTCGGCGTCAAAGACAACGAGAAGTACACCGTCGGTCCAGCGCTGACCTTCGATCCCGAAACGGAACGCCACACCGGCGATCATGCTGAGGTTGCCAACAAGCTTCTCAAGGATCCCAATCGCAAGGGATTTGAGATTCCCGACGCCGCGAAAGTATAA
- a CDS encoding DUF1592 domain-containing protein, whose amino-acid sequence MMIRQLVHVTTWTLLLSLWLPATVIAEPAHRPFSEEIGPFLQKHCVHCHGPESQEGDFRVDTLSEDVGAANAVNRWLEVIEKVNNGEMPPEDEPDRPSAEQGAVVVEWLAARIEEGRSARMAKRQPVSFHRLTRVEYANTVEDLLGVRYGVADPGGLNEDAEYHGFDRIGSVLSLSASHVEKYYSAAEAILDEAYPDKPIEKTIVRKTALDLRGGPSSEQRKQLEEQGLADKVRVDMWPGHQLRGGRPGPGGEMVKNGGYFKVRLQVSGMKPPGGRAPHLTFYAEKIDRLLFEQDILAPEGKPTIVEFTCHLPPGTTTFDVTNDVPGPSNLPRSGRSGAIPFFSLKQGRIPWQIKLTDEEGVPLYPFLIVDWIEWEGPIITDEVRAKRARYMPTEEGNVDQLRQCITRFCGDAFRRPVSDAETQRYVAIASQELEAGAKLQDAMKTAMLAVMCSKDFLFLVEGDFQKPTDRLNDFEIANRLSYMLWSTMPDEELMSLAHEGKLQDKAILSQQLQRMLADPRAAKFSVEFPRQWLQMHKLGMFPPDQKLYPDYDPHLERSMRGETSAFFQEVLDHNLSLGEFLDSDWTMVNPRLAMHYEMDGIERDEFQRVALDQDDHRGGLLTQAAILSLTSDGTRHRPVHRGVWVMESIFGKSPPPPPANVDPIEPNPVDSPKATIRMKLEAHKHDPNCAACHRKIDPLGLAFDNFDAIGQWRTEEVVPSGTGANPKVDSSGVLPDGREFAGPKEFRQLLLANIDDFNHTFIKKLATYSLRRTMTIDDRDDLEAIAAQSRADEYRVRDLVETFVLSDLFQKR is encoded by the coding sequence ATGATGATTCGACAGCTAGTTCATGTCACTACCTGGACGTTGCTTCTCAGTTTATGGTTGCCTGCGACCGTAATCGCTGAGCCAGCACATCGACCGTTTTCTGAAGAGATCGGTCCGTTCCTGCAAAAGCACTGCGTGCATTGCCATGGACCTGAGTCGCAAGAGGGGGACTTCCGCGTCGATACCCTTTCCGAAGATGTCGGAGCCGCCAATGCCGTCAATCGCTGGCTGGAAGTGATCGAGAAGGTCAACAACGGGGAAATGCCTCCGGAAGACGAGCCAGATCGTCCTTCTGCCGAACAAGGTGCCGTGGTTGTCGAGTGGTTGGCCGCTCGCATTGAAGAAGGGCGTTCGGCTCGTATGGCCAAGCGTCAGCCTGTTTCCTTTCATCGCCTGACCCGTGTGGAATATGCCAACACGGTCGAAGATTTGTTAGGCGTTCGCTATGGCGTGGCCGATCCTGGTGGGCTGAACGAAGACGCCGAGTACCATGGCTTCGATCGCATCGGATCGGTGCTCTCCCTTTCCGCTTCCCATGTCGAAAAGTACTACTCGGCCGCCGAGGCGATTCTCGACGAAGCATATCCTGATAAGCCGATCGAGAAGACGATCGTGCGCAAGACGGCACTTGATCTGCGTGGAGGGCCAAGCTCCGAGCAGCGAAAGCAACTCGAAGAACAAGGGTTGGCCGATAAAGTCCGCGTCGACATGTGGCCCGGCCATCAACTGCGTGGTGGTCGTCCCGGACCAGGCGGCGAGATGGTCAAGAACGGTGGCTACTTCAAAGTCCGCTTGCAAGTCAGCGGCATGAAACCGCCCGGTGGTCGAGCACCTCACCTCACCTTCTACGCCGAAAAGATCGATCGACTGTTGTTCGAGCAAGACATTCTCGCTCCGGAAGGTAAGCCTACGATCGTCGAGTTCACGTGCCACCTTCCGCCTGGAACGACTACGTTTGACGTGACGAACGATGTCCCTGGGCCCTCGAATTTGCCGCGTTCAGGTCGCTCTGGTGCGATTCCCTTCTTCAGCCTCAAGCAAGGACGCATTCCTTGGCAAATCAAGCTGACCGATGAAGAAGGCGTGCCCCTCTATCCATTCCTGATCGTCGACTGGATCGAATGGGAAGGCCCGATCATTACCGACGAGGTTCGGGCGAAGCGTGCCCGGTATATGCCGACCGAAGAAGGCAACGTCGATCAGCTTCGCCAATGCATCACGCGTTTCTGCGGAGATGCCTTCCGTCGCCCGGTTTCCGACGCCGAAACTCAGCGTTATGTTGCCATCGCTTCCCAGGAACTGGAAGCTGGAGCAAAGCTGCAAGATGCCATGAAAACGGCAATGCTGGCCGTGATGTGCTCGAAGGACTTTCTATTCCTCGTCGAAGGGGACTTCCAGAAGCCAACCGACCGCTTGAACGACTTCGAGATCGCCAATCGTCTGTCGTACATGCTCTGGAGCACCATGCCGGACGAAGAACTGATGTCCCTAGCCCACGAAGGCAAGCTCCAGGACAAGGCGATTCTGAGCCAGCAACTCCAACGCATGCTGGCTGATCCACGCGCGGCTAAGTTTAGCGTCGAGTTTCCACGTCAGTGGCTGCAGATGCATAAGCTCGGCATGTTCCCACCGGATCAGAAGCTTTACCCGGACTACGATCCTCACTTGGAACGCAGCATGCGAGGCGAGACGTCGGCCTTTTTCCAGGAAGTGTTGGACCATAATCTGAGCCTTGGCGAGTTCCTCGATTCCGACTGGACCATGGTGAATCCGCGTCTGGCCATGCATTATGAAATGGACGGCATCGAACGTGACGAGTTTCAACGCGTCGCACTCGATCAAGATGACCACCGGGGTGGTCTTTTGACCCAGGCTGCTATCCTGTCGTTGACATCCGATGGTACACGACATCGCCCCGTGCATCGCGGCGTGTGGGTGATGGAATCGATCTTTGGCAAGTCCCCCCCTCCTCCGCCGGCCAATGTCGACCCGATCGAACCCAACCCGGTCGATTCTCCCAAGGCGACCATCCGGATGAAGCTGGAAGCCCACAAGCACGATCCCAATTGTGCGGCCTGCCATCGCAAGATCGATCCGCTGGGCCTGGCCTTTGATAACTTCGATGCAATCGGTCAGTGGCGGACCGAAGAGGTCGTTCCGTCTGGCACCGGAGCGAATCCTAAAGTCGATTCCAGTGGCGTGCTGCCTGACGGCCGCGAGTTCGCCGGTCCGAAAGAGTTCCGCCAACTGCTCTTAGCGAATATCGATGACTTCAACCACACGTTCATCAAAAAGCTCGCTACCTATTCCCTCCGCCGCACGATGACGATCGACGATCGGGATGATCTCGAAGCCATCGCGGCCCAAAGCCGTGCCGACGAGTACCGCGTGCGGGATTTAGTTGAAACGTTCGTTCTGTCCGACCTTTTTCAGAAACGGTGA
- a CDS encoding DUF1552 domain-containing protein gives MANFNSRRWKINRRHVLRGMGASMALPLLQCMAPGQLMADKASAAKEGQGKPKRAVFIYVPNGVNTLTWQIQKAGADYELTGPMKSLEEHRQQMTPISGLYHPNGIGQAHECDKIWLTSAKISQEGGAFRNTISADQMMAEVTSRHTRFPSLELAVTGGTLGWSRDGIPLPAERRPRAIFDRLFGVEKGGLEVAKRKLNRRGSVLDAILEDANSFRGKIGTEDRNKLDEYLHAVRDVELRTQRSYDWLEIPKPEVAAETKAKLTRDIPNTEAGDLYRTIYDLMVLALRTDMTRVITCMSGSESNGLAIPEIGVAQTRHELSHHNGDPEQLRRLTETDTFLVQQFSYFLSRLKSYQEDNETLLDRTMVLFGSGMAYGHSHGNANLPMVLAGGSSMGFKHGTHVDFNLPSLGQYNMEESQKHYHVCSRPVDSDAHLSNLLLTMMQRMDVKADQFGDSHRVMTELLG, from the coding sequence ATGGCCAACTTCAACTCACGACGATGGAAGATCAACCGCCGACACGTGCTCCGTGGTATGGGTGCCAGCATGGCCTTACCCCTTCTACAGTGCATGGCCCCTGGTCAACTGATGGCCGATAAGGCATCCGCCGCAAAGGAAGGACAAGGAAAGCCGAAACGCGCCGTCTTCATCTATGTGCCCAATGGCGTTAATACACTCACCTGGCAGATTCAAAAGGCAGGGGCAGACTACGAATTGACCGGACCGATGAAGTCGCTTGAGGAACATCGACAACAGATGACTCCGATCAGCGGTCTCTACCATCCCAACGGGATCGGTCAGGCTCATGAATGCGACAAGATCTGGCTTACTTCCGCCAAGATCAGCCAGGAAGGAGGCGCCTTCCGCAATACGATCTCGGCCGACCAAATGATGGCCGAGGTCACATCGCGGCATACGCGGTTTCCTTCGCTCGAACTGGCCGTAACCGGCGGCACGCTGGGCTGGTCGCGTGATGGTATTCCGCTGCCGGCGGAACGCCGCCCACGGGCGATCTTCGATCGACTCTTCGGCGTCGAAAAGGGTGGACTGGAAGTCGCCAAACGCAAGCTCAATCGCCGCGGCAGCGTGCTCGATGCCATCCTCGAAGATGCCAACAGCTTCCGCGGCAAGATCGGAACGGAAGACCGCAACAAGCTCGACGAATACCTGCACGCGGTCCGCGACGTCGAACTTCGCACGCAGCGCAGCTACGACTGGCTGGAAATTCCCAAGCCGGAGGTGGCCGCCGAAACCAAGGCCAAGCTGACCCGCGACATTCCCAACACCGAAGCCGGTGACCTGTACCGGACGATCTACGATCTGATGGTGCTCGCCCTGCGTACCGACATGACACGCGTCATCACGTGCATGAGCGGCAGCGAAAGTAACGGCCTGGCGATTCCCGAGATCGGTGTTGCTCAGACACGTCACGAGTTGTCGCACCACAATGGCGACCCGGAACAGCTACGTCGACTTACCGAAACCGATACCTTCCTGGTCCAGCAGTTCTCGTACTTCCTCAGCCGCTTGAAGTCCTACCAGGAAGACAACGAAACCCTGCTCGACCGCACGATGGTCCTCTTTGGCAGCGGTATGGCCTACGGACACAGTCACGGCAATGCCAACCTGCCGATGGTACTTGCTGGCGGCTCGTCAATGGGCTTCAAGCATGGTACGCACGTCGACTTCAACCTGCCGAGCTTGGGCCAATACAACATGGAAGAGTCGCAGAAGCACTATCACGTCTGCTCGCGGCCGGTCGATAGCGATGCTCACTTAAGTAACTTGCTGCTGACGATGATGCAGCGGATGGACGTCAAGGCCGACCAGTTCGGCGATAGCCACCGTGTGATGACAGAACTTTTGGGGTAA
- a CDS encoding alpha/beta hydrolase gives MKRLLLSITALLLIQQAVVAETKQLKDVPYGEHPRQVLDFYQAESEEPTPVVFYIHGGGWQGGDKKTNPKAFLDNGISVVAINYRYVKNAVELGVKPPVKAPLEDAARALQFVRSKAEEWNLDKERIGATGGSAGGCSSLWLAFHDDMADPKSEDPIARESTRLFCAAVNGAQVSLDPKQLRDWMPNYRYGAHAFGLPNLDVVMEKREEVMPWIKEYSPFSHVSEDDPPIAMFYGGEVPELGSSPKDPTHSGVMGLTLAEKLKEVGVDVYLKHPGVKDPEYGSSTEYLIAKLKK, from the coding sequence ATGAAGCGATTGTTGTTGTCGATTACTGCCCTGTTATTGATTCAACAGGCTGTTGTAGCTGAGACCAAGCAGCTGAAAGACGTTCCCTACGGCGAACACCCGCGGCAAGTGCTTGATTTTTATCAGGCCGAATCGGAAGAGCCAACGCCGGTGGTCTTCTACATCCACGGCGGTGGATGGCAAGGGGGAGACAAAAAGACCAACCCCAAGGCTTTCCTCGATAACGGTATCTCGGTGGTTGCTATCAACTACCGTTATGTCAAGAATGCGGTCGAGCTAGGCGTAAAGCCCCCGGTCAAAGCACCTCTGGAAGACGCCGCCAGGGCGCTGCAGTTCGTTCGCTCGAAAGCGGAAGAATGGAACCTGGATAAAGAACGGATTGGCGCCACCGGGGGTTCGGCCGGGGGCTGTTCTTCGTTGTGGCTGGCCTTTCATGACGATATGGCTGATCCCAAGAGCGAAGACCCCATTGCCCGTGAGTCGACGCGACTGTTCTGCGCCGCGGTCAATGGTGCCCAGGTTTCGCTCGATCCGAAGCAACTACGCGATTGGATGCCCAATTATCGCTACGGTGCACATGCTTTCGGCCTGCCGAACTTGGACGTGGTCATGGAGAAGCGCGAAGAAGTGATGCCGTGGATCAAGGAGTACTCACCGTTCTCGCACGTTAGCGAAGACGATCCTCCGATCGCGATGTTCTATGGTGGCGAAGTACCCGAACTGGGTTCCTCGCCGAAAGATCCGACCCACTCCGGCGTGATGGGATTGACCCTGGCCGAAAAGCTGAAAGAGGTGGGCGTGGATGTCTATCTGAAGCATCCTGGCGTGAAGGATCCCGAGTATGGTAGCTCGACGGAATACCTGATTGCGAAGCTCAAGAAGTAA
- a CDS encoding right-handed parallel beta-helix repeat-containing protein yields MRVIVFSLILCPPGLLLGSSASAAAQLHVNPPLGNDTNVGSQEAPLKTLQAAINKAVDGDVIHLHPRGAVYRQSGHFRAKSGITIEGNGVTLDGADPLPATGWEELETGLYRRKLPRTPLDRHLLIFDGRMERMGRTQSANSPEFPPASKLMPGQFCFERIDEKSGWLVVRGDVSQLEWSTRVNGIATSGECQRLVVRNLRTRNFLNDGFNVHGDCRALVFQNIAGFDCFDEGFSAHESAQCTIDRSAFFGNENGVADVNQAETIYRNCRFYGNVNVDVLLIGRKHALVDCQIINSTSASALVAGPRSGEESFVLHLERVSIQTKGKQQPARVRLDGGDVMFQECRFVDVELNTTGAKVRGEVPAEKAP; encoded by the coding sequence ATGCGTGTTATTGTTTTCTCTCTGATTCTGTGTCCGCCTGGTCTTCTTCTGGGCTCGTCGGCTTCGGCAGCTGCCCAGTTGCACGTCAATCCACCCCTTGGTAACGACACGAATGTGGGCTCGCAAGAGGCTCCATTGAAAACGCTTCAGGCCGCGATCAATAAGGCCGTCGATGGGGATGTGATTCATTTGCATCCGCGTGGAGCCGTCTACCGGCAATCGGGGCATTTTCGAGCTAAGTCAGGCATCACGATCGAAGGGAACGGTGTCACCCTGGACGGGGCAGATCCACTGCCGGCGACCGGTTGGGAAGAACTGGAGACCGGACTCTATCGCCGCAAACTACCACGCACGCCGCTCGACCGACATCTGTTGATCTTCGACGGACGCATGGAGCGTATGGGACGAACGCAGAGTGCTAACTCGCCTGAGTTTCCTCCGGCAAGCAAGTTAATGCCCGGTCAGTTCTGCTTTGAGAGGATCGATGAAAAGTCGGGCTGGTTGGTTGTTCGCGGCGATGTATCCCAGCTTGAGTGGTCCACGCGTGTCAATGGAATAGCCACCAGCGGCGAATGCCAGCGACTTGTCGTGCGAAATCTTCGTACTCGAAACTTTTTGAATGACGGATTTAACGTGCACGGCGATTGCCGCGCGCTTGTCTTTCAAAACATTGCAGGCTTCGATTGCTTTGACGAAGGATTCTCGGCTCATGAATCGGCCCAGTGCACGATCGATCGGAGTGCCTTCTTCGGGAATGAGAACGGCGTGGCCGACGTCAACCAGGCTGAGACGATTTATCGGAACTGTCGATTCTACGGGAATGTGAACGTCGACGTCCTGTTGATCGGAAGAAAGCATGCCCTGGTCGATTGTCAGATCATCAACAGCACGTCCGCCTCGGCCCTGGTCGCCGGGCCTCGATCCGGGGAAGAGTCGTTCGTGCTGCATCTCGAGCGCGTTTCGATCCAGACCAAAGGAAAGCAGCAACCGGCACGTGTGCGACTGGACGGCGGGGACGTGATGTTTCAAGAGTGCCGCTTCGTCGACGTCGAGCTGAACACCACCGGTGCCAAAGTTCGCGGCGAAGTCCCAGCGGAGAAAGCCCCTTAG